From a region of the Mercurialis annua linkage group LG1-X, ddMerAnnu1.2, whole genome shotgun sequence genome:
- the LOC126685864 gene encoding SART-1 family protein DOT2 → MEMDLPESRYEDGVEKPSSHSTRDKDRKKSSRGEDRDTDYHRSKDRERSKRSKEDIGKDSEKNQDENVDRERGKDRSSRDSKAKDKDHERDKSREKDRRMKEKESERDRDREADRERGKDKNRDRDREKYKDREKEREVHKDRDVEMGREKPKDKERERGAYHDKERLRDRDRLNKRSHEDDHDRSNDNINEMGHEKGRDGVVKRAKVSFDDKSDDDRRIEGTSGGGLASTLEFEERILKMKEERLKKNSDASSEVLSWVNRSRKLLEKKNAEKEKVKQLSKLFEEQDKIVQGESDEEEADELATNDLAGVKVLHGLEKVMEGGAVVLTLKDQSILADGDLNEEVDMLENVEIGEQKRRNEAYKAAKKKTGIYDDKFNDDPALEKKLLPQYDDPATDEGVTLDARGRFTGEAEKKLEELRKRLQGTPTNNRIEDLSSSAKMSSDYYTQEEMLQFKKPKKKKSLRKKEKLDIDALEAEAVSAGLGVRDLGSRNHGRSQAIREEQERSEAERRSSAYQSAYAKADEASKSLRLEQKLPVKLDEDENPVFADDDEDFVKSLDRARKLAFKKQEETSIPQAIARLAAAKKSETADGQNPTNGESQESKVVFTEMEEFVWGLQLDEESHQPKTQDVFMDEDEAPVASDQEMKDEDGGWTEVKDSVNDENPVNEATEDIVPDETIHEVPVGKGLSGALKLLKERGTLKEGIDWGGRNMDKKKSKLVGIVDDDVKNEKFKDIRIERLDEFGRVMTPKEAFRLISHKFHGKGPGKMKQEKRMKQYLEELKLKQMKNSDTPSESVERMRETQARLKTPYLVLSGHVKQGQTSDSGNGFSTVEKDLPGGLTPMLGDKKVEHFLGIRRKAEPENSNLGKKPKN, encoded by the exons ATGGAGATGGACTTGCCTGAATCGAGGTACGAGGATGGGGTTGAGAAACCGAGCTCTCATTCCACTAGAGATAAAGATAGGAAGAAAAGTAGCCGTGGAGAAGACAGAGATACAGATTATCATAGAAGCAAAGACAGAGAACGGTCCAAGAGAAGTAAGGAAGATATTGGCAAAGATTCCGAGAAGAACCAAGATGAGAATGTTGACAGGGAGCGGGGAAAGGATAGGAGTAGTAGGGATAGCAAAGCAAAAGATAAAGATCATGAGCGGGATAAATCTAGAGAGAAGGATAGGCGAATGAAGGAAAAAGAGTCCGAGAGGGATAGGGATAGGGAAGCTGACAGGGAAAGGGGCAAGGATAAGAATAGGGATAGGGACAGAGAGAAATATAAGGATCGAGAGAAGGAGAGGGAAGTACATAAAGACAGAGATGTCGAAATGGGAAGAGAGAAGCCTAAGGACAAGGAGAGGGAGAGAGGGGCATATCATGATAAAGAAAGGTTAAGAGATAGGGACAGGCTGAACAAAAGAAGTCACGAGGATGATCATGATAGAAGCAATGATAACATAAATGAAATGGGTCATGAAAAAGGCAGGGACGGTGTAGTTAAGCGAGCAAAGGTTTCATTTGATGATAAGAGTGACGATGACCGGAGGATTGAAGGCACATCAGGTGGAGGACTTGCATCTACATTAGAATTTGAGGAGCGAATTTTGAA GATGAAAGAAGAAAGGCTAAAGAAAAATTCAGATGCAAGTTCTGAGGTCTTATCATGGGTTAATAGAAGTCGTAAGCTATTAGAGAAAAAGAAtgctgaaaaggagaaagtCAAGCAGCTGTCGAAACTTTTTGAGGAGCAG GACAAGATTGTTCAAGGAGAAAGTGATGAAGAGGAGGCAGACGAGCTTGCTACTA ATGATCTAGCTGGAGTTAAGGTTTTACATGGCCTTGAGAAAGTAATGGAAGGTGGAGCAGTTGTTTTGACACTTAAAGATCAAAGTATACTTGCAGATGGCGACCTTAATGAAG AGGTTGACATGCTTGAAAATGTGGAAATCGGAGAGCAGAAACGTCGAAACGAGGCTTATAAGGCTGCCAAGAAGAAGACTGGAATTTATGATGACAA ATTCAATGATGATCCTGCTTTGGAGAAGAAATTGCTTCCACAATATGATGATCCCGCTACAGATGAG GGGGTAACCCTCGATGCAAGGGGACGCTTCACTGGCGAAGCTGAGAAGAAACTGGAAGAG CTCCGCAAAAGGTTACAAGGTACTCCCACAAATAACCGCATTGAAGATCTTAGCTCTTCTGCAAAAATGTCTTCAGATTACTATACTCAAGAGGAGATGCTTCAGTTTAAGAAgcccaagaaaaaaaaatctttgcGGAAAAAGGAGAAACTGGATATAGATGCCCTTGAAGCCGAAGCTGTCTCTGCAGGATTGGGTGTTAGAGATCTTGGTTCTCGAAATCATGGGAGAAGCCAGGCCATTAGAGAGGAACAGGAGAGATCTGAAGCAGAAAGGAGAAGCAGTGCATATCAATCTGCATATGCTAAAGCAGATGAGGCTTCTAAATCACTGAGACTTGAGCAAAAGCTTCCTGTTAAACTAGACGAGGATGAGAATCCTGTATTTGCAGATGATGATGAGGATTTTGTCAAATCCTTGGATAGAGCAAGGAAACTAGCTTTCAAAAAGCAAGAGGAAACATCTATTCCTCAAGCCATTGCTAGACTAGCCGCTgccaaaaaaagtgaaactgcAGATGGTCAAAACCCTACAAATGGAGAGTCACAGGAAAGTAAGGTTGTCTTCACGGAGATGGAAGAATTCGTCTGGGGCCTGCAATTGGATGAAG AGTCGCATCAGCCTAAGACTCAGGATGTTTTCATGGATGAGGATGAAGCACCAGTAGCTTCTGATCAAGAAATGAAAGACGAAGATGGCGGTTGGACAGAAGTAAAAGATTCTGTTAATGATGAAAACCCAGTTAATGAGGCTACAGAGGACATAGTCCCAGACGAAACAATTCATGAAGTTCCAGTAGGGAAAGGATTATCTGGTGCCTTGAAGCTACTCAAGGAGCGGGGAACACTTAAAGAAGGTATTGATTGGGGTGGCAGGAACATGGACAAGAAAAAGAGTAAACTTGTTGGCATTGTAGATGATGATGTCAAgaatgaaaagtttaaagacATTCGGATTGAGAGGCTGGATGAGTTCGGGCGAGTT aTGACTCCCAAAGAAGCCTTTAGGTTGATTTCTCACAAATTTCACGGAAAGGGTCCCGGAAAAATGAAGCAAGAAAAGCGCATGAAACAGTACCTGGAAGAGCTGAAgttgaaacaaatgaaaaattcAGACACACCTTCAGAATCTGTTGAACGGATGAGGGAAACCCAGGCTCGGTTGAAGACACCCTACCTTGTCCTTAGTGGTCATGTTAAACAAGG GCAAACTAGTGATTCTGGAAATGGCTTTTCAACTGTTGAGAAGGATCTTCCAGGGGGATTGACGCCTATGCTTGGTGACAAAAAG GTTGAGCACTTCTTGGGAATAAGACGCAAGGCTGAGCCTGAGAATTCAAACTTGGGGAAGAAGCCTAAAAATTGA